The following are encoded in a window of Carya illinoinensis cultivar Pawnee chromosome 15, C.illinoinensisPawnee_v1, whole genome shotgun sequence genomic DNA:
- the LOC122297144 gene encoding probable WRKY transcription factor 50 isoform X2 — protein sequence MSDNNSRPSDSRDRQYVIELPNFEPSEFLMFEEWPDEDAAYNASVEPVQNPVYQANEVVLGESGSGSGSHMEEGDDGSGRERRETKERVAFKTISEVEILDDGFKWRKYGKKMVKNSPNPRNYYRCSVDGCPVKKRVERDRDDPRYVITTYEGVHNHQSSF from the exons ATGTCTGATAACAATTCCCGACCATCGGACTCGAGAGACAGACAGTATGTCATCGAGCTGCCTAATTTCGAGCCTTCGGAGTTCTTGATGTTTGAGGAGTGGCCGGACGAGGATGCTGCGTATAATGCTTCTGTGGAGCCTGTTCAGAACCCGGTTTATCAAGCAAATGAAGTAGTATTGGGTGAGTCTGGTTCTGGGAGTGGCAGCCACATGGAAGAAG GAGACGATGGCAGTGGgcgggagaggagagaaacAAAGGAACGAGTTGCTTTCAAAACAATATCAGAAGTCGAAATACTTGATGATGGCTTCAAATGGAGGAAGTATGGCAAGAAGATGGTGAAGAACAGCCCAAATCCAAG GAATTACTATAGATGTTCGGTGGACGGATGCCCTGTGAAGAAGAGAGTTGAGAGGGACAGAGATGATCCAAGATACGTGATAACAACGTACGAAGGCGTCCACAACCACCAAAGCTCGTTTTAG
- the LOC122297144 gene encoding probable WRKY transcription factor 50 isoform X3 produces MSDNNSRPSDSRDRQYVIELPNFEPSEFLMFEEWPDEDAAYNASVEPVQNPVYQANEVVLGDDGSGRERRETKERVAFKTISEVEILDDGFKWRKYGKKMVKNSPNPRNYYRCSVDGCPVKKRVERDRDDPRYVITTYEGVHNHQSSF; encoded by the exons ATGTCTGATAACAATTCCCGACCATCGGACTCGAGAGACAGACAGTATGTCATCGAGCTGCCTAATTTCGAGCCTTCGGAGTTCTTGATGTTTGAGGAGTGGCCGGACGAGGATGCTGCGTATAATGCTTCTGTGGAGCCTGTTCAGAACCCGGTTTATCAAGCAAATGAAGTAGTATTGG GAGACGATGGCAGTGGgcgggagaggagagaaacAAAGGAACGAGTTGCTTTCAAAACAATATCAGAAGTCGAAATACTTGATGATGGCTTCAAATGGAGGAAGTATGGCAAGAAGATGGTGAAGAACAGCCCAAATCCAAG GAATTACTATAGATGTTCGGTGGACGGATGCCCTGTGAAGAAGAGAGTTGAGAGGGACAGAGATGATCCAAGATACGTGATAACAACGTACGAAGGCGTCCACAACCACCAAAGCTCGTTTTAG
- the LOC122297144 gene encoding probable WRKY transcription factor 50 isoform X1 — MSDNNSRPSDSRDRQYVIELPNFEPSEFLMFEEWPDEDAAYNASVEPVQNPVYQANEVVLGESGSGSGSHMEEGSDSRDDGSGRERRETKERVAFKTISEVEILDDGFKWRKYGKKMVKNSPNPRNYYRCSVDGCPVKKRVERDRDDPRYVITTYEGVHNHQSSF; from the exons ATGTCTGATAACAATTCCCGACCATCGGACTCGAGAGACAGACAGTATGTCATCGAGCTGCCTAATTTCGAGCCTTCGGAGTTCTTGATGTTTGAGGAGTGGCCGGACGAGGATGCTGCGTATAATGCTTCTGTGGAGCCTGTTCAGAACCCGGTTTATCAAGCAAATGAAGTAGTATTGGGTGAGTCTGGTTCTGGGAGTGGCAGCCACATGGAAGAAGGTTCTGATAGCA GAGACGATGGCAGTGGgcgggagaggagagaaacAAAGGAACGAGTTGCTTTCAAAACAATATCAGAAGTCGAAATACTTGATGATGGCTTCAAATGGAGGAAGTATGGCAAGAAGATGGTGAAGAACAGCCCAAATCCAAG GAATTACTATAGATGTTCGGTGGACGGATGCCCTGTGAAGAAGAGAGTTGAGAGGGACAGAGATGATCCAAGATACGTGATAACAACGTACGAAGGCGTCCACAACCACCAAAGCTCGTTTTAG